AGCGCTGTAAACATCAGATTCGTATTTTTGAAGCAAGTACGAAGTCGAAGAATTTTTGAATTTATCCAGAGTACTTAATCCACTATTGTTTTGTTTGATATAACCTGCAAATGCTTTGGTGATCGATTTACTCGCATCATCTGAAGAGTTAGACAGCATTTGTACTGCATGAAGAAAGTCTTTTTTCTCTTTTTCGGATGAAAATGTCGTTCCGAAGGTGTTAGAATAAATTTGAGCAGTAATGTTTTTGTTTTCGTTGCGCAAAATAGAATGCGTTCCGTAGAATAAACCAATCATGGTCATGAAATACAATATAACAATCATGAAATACGGAATCCACAGTTTAGCAATCCAGTTATAATATTGTTTGTCGCGGTCAAAGAATTTTTTTCGGTATAAAAATATATTGAATACAATACCCAGAATAATTCCCAAAACAACAAATAAAACAATCCAGAATATAAACCAGCCTATGTTTGGCAGGATAAACTGTTTTGAAAATTCCCAAACTTCTGACCAATTTATACTGTCGATATATTCTTTCATATTTTGTTTTTAGTAGATTAAAAATAATTAAAAATTTTATTCTGATTAAAAATTTATTGAACAAGAATTAAAAAAGGCTGTCTAAATTTTAGACAGCCTTTTTCTTTGGTTAAAATTATTTTGATTATTAATTATTCCCGTAGATTTTAACGTAAAGATTTTTATAAATTTCTTTAATAATTTTACGTTTTAGTTTAAGTGTAGGAGTCAGTTGTCCGCCATCGATAGACCAAACATCCGGGGTAAGTTCAAAACGTTTGATTTTTTCCCAGTGTCCAAATTTTTCATTAATACCTTCAACTTCTTCGTCGATACGTTTAATTACATCTGTATTTGATGCAATTTCGGCATTAGAACCTCCTAAAGTAATTTTATGGATTTTGGCCCATTCTTTTACAAATTCAAAGTTTGGCTGAATAAATGCTGCCGGCATTTTTTCGCCCTCACCAATTACCATAATCTGCTCAATAAAACGAGATTGTTTCATGGCATTTTCGATCATTTGTGGTGCAATATATTTACCTCCCGAAGTTTTGAACATTTCTTTTTTACGATCGGTAATTTTCAGGAATCCTTCGCTGTCAATTTCTCCGATATCTCCTGTGTGGAAATAACCGTCTTGTAAAGCTTCGGCAGTTTTTTCAGCATCTTTAAAGTAACCTAACATTACATTTGGTCCTTTGCAAAGGATTTCACCGTCTTCGGCAATTTTAACTTCTACGTTACGAATTACTTTTCCAACAGTTCCAATTTTAAAACCTTTGTTTCTTTGGTCATTTACCGCAATTACCGGTGATGTTTCAGATAAACCGTAACCTTCCATAACCGGAATTTCTGCAGCAGCAAAAACTCTTGTTAAACGTGGCTGTAATGCAGCACTTCCGGAAACCATTAAATCTAAATTTCCACCCAAACCTTCTTTCCATTTACTGAAAATTAGTTTGCGGGCAATTTTTAACTGAAATTCATACCAGCCACCATTTGCACCGTATGGCTCATATCTTAAACCTAAATCAATAGCCCAGAAAAATAGTTTTTTCTTAATGCCGGTTAATTCAGCTCCTTTTGCATAAATTTTATCGTATACTTTCTCTAGAAGTCTTGGAACAGCTGTCATAACAGTTGGACGTACTTCTTTTAAGTTGTCACTGATTTTGTCAATCGATTCTCCAAAATATACTGAGACACCATAATATTGGTAGATGTACAAAATCATT
The sequence above is drawn from the Flavobacterium sp. N2038 genome and encodes:
- a CDS encoding AMP-dependent synthetase/ligase, producing the protein MVSITRLFDFPYYQQETYNLPVALATKKNGVWEKTSSQEYIAKANAISRALLRMGIQKDDKIALITSNNRTEWNIMDIGILQTGAQNVPIYPTISEEDYEYILNHSGSMYVFVSDDEVFQKVQSIRANVPTLKEVYSFNEIQGCKHWSDLLLLGEDDSNQAEVEARKESIHTDDLATIIYTSGTTGRPKGVMLSHKNIVSNVLDSAPRIPFDPGKSTALSFLPICHIFERMILYIYQYYGVSVYFGESIDKISDNLKEVRPTVMTAVPRLLEKVYDKIYAKGAELTGIKKKLFFWAIDLGLRYEPYGANGGWYEFQLKIARKLIFSKWKEGLGGNLDLMVSGSAALQPRLTRVFAAAEIPVMEGYGLSETSPVIAVNDQRNKGFKIGTVGKVIRNVEVKIAEDGEILCKGPNVMLGYFKDAEKTAEALQDGYFHTGDIGEIDSEGFLKITDRKKEMFKTSGGKYIAPQMIENAMKQSRFIEQIMVIGEGEKMPAAFIQPNFEFVKEWAKIHKITLGGSNAEIASNTDVIKRIDEEVEGINEKFGHWEKIKRFELTPDVWSIDGGQLTPTLKLKRKIIKEIYKNLYVKIYGNN